The Pedobacter mucosus genome window below encodes:
- a CDS encoding DUF779 domain-containing protein encodes MTNRIDSTEVANALIAELKEKHGELMFYQAGGCCEGTQPQCFEKGGLYLRMQDVCLGTIEDCEFWVDKDLFEYWQHSHFTLDVIDGFGAGGFSLETPLKKTFKIHYRLFTEQELENLAPVKISE; translated from the coding sequence ATGACAAATAGAATAGATAGCACTGAAGTAGCTAATGCACTTATAGCGGAGTTAAAAGAAAAACATGGTGAATTAATGTTCTACCAAGCAGGTGGATGTTGTGAAGGAACCCAACCACAATGCTTCGAAAAAGGTGGCCTTTATTTAAGAATGCAAGATGTTTGCTTAGGAACAATAGAAGACTGCGAATTTTGGGTAGACAAAGATTTATTTGAATACTGGCAACATTCTCATTTCACTTTAGATGTGATAGATGGTTTTGGCGCAGGCGGATTTTCATTAGAAACGCCGTTAAAAAAAACTTTTAAAATACACTACCGATTATTTACGGAGCAAGAGTTAGAAAACTTGGCGCCGGTAAAAATTTCTGAATAA
- the adhP gene encoding alcohol dehydrogenase AdhP, translated as MLPKTMKAAVIREFGKALQIEEVEVKRPGKNEVLVKVIASGVCHTDLHAIEGDWPVKPKMPLIPGHEGVGYVVAVGQDVQNIKEGDAVGVPWLYSACGGCEHCITGWETLCGTQQNGGYSVDGGFAEYVIADARYVGHLPKETNFLEMAPILCAGVTVYKGLKQTEVKPGEWVAISGIGGLGHIAIQYAKAMGMNVAAIDIADDKLNLAKRMGADLVLNAKNDDPATFLKKETGGMHGALITAVSPIAFKQGLQTMRRRGTMVLNGLPPGDFDLSIFDTVLNGTTIRGSIVGTRKDMQEAIQFAVDGKVKANVTAAKLEDINEVLDKMKKGEIDGRVVLEIAKA; from the coding sequence ATGTTACCAAAAACAATGAAAGCTGCAGTTATCCGAGAATTTGGAAAAGCTTTACAAATAGAAGAAGTTGAAGTAAAAAGACCCGGCAAAAACGAAGTGCTGGTAAAGGTAATTGCAAGTGGCGTCTGCCATACTGATTTACATGCAATTGAAGGTGATTGGCCTGTAAAACCGAAAATGCCATTAATTCCTGGCCATGAGGGTGTTGGCTACGTAGTTGCAGTTGGGCAAGATGTTCAAAATATAAAAGAAGGTGATGCCGTGGGTGTACCCTGGCTTTATAGCGCTTGTGGCGGATGTGAACATTGCATTACCGGATGGGAAACGTTATGTGGTACTCAACAAAATGGCGGTTATAGTGTAGATGGAGGTTTTGCTGAATATGTAATTGCTGATGCCCGTTATGTTGGTCATTTACCAAAAGAAACGAATTTTTTGGAAATGGCACCAATTCTTTGTGCCGGCGTTACCGTATACAAAGGATTAAAACAAACTGAAGTTAAACCTGGAGAATGGGTTGCAATTTCTGGAATTGGAGGCTTAGGACACATTGCCATTCAATATGCAAAAGCAATGGGAATGAATGTTGCCGCCATAGATATTGCAGATGATAAACTAAACTTAGCCAAAAGGATGGGTGCAGACTTAGTACTGAATGCCAAAAATGATGATCCGGCTACTTTTTTAAAGAAAGAAACTGGAGGAATGCATGGCGCATTAATCACTGCTGTATCTCCTATCGCTTTTAAACAAGGTTTACAAACCATGAGAAGAAGAGGAACCATGGTATTAAATGGCTTGCCACCAGGGGATTTTGATTTATCCATATTTGATACTGTATTAAATGGAACCACCATAAGAGGATCAATTGTTGGTACTAGAAAGGACATGCAAGAAGCCATTCAATTCGCAGTAGACGGTAAAGTAAAAGCGAACGTAACCGCGGCTAAACTTGAAGACATCAATGAAGTGCTCGACAAAATGAAAAAGGGTGAAATTGATGGAAGAGTGGTTCTTGAAATCGCCAAGGCTTAA
- a CDS encoding thiol-disulfide oxidoreductase DCC family protein, translating to MLKPVIFFDGVCNLCNASVQFTIEHDKQDHFKFTALQGDYAKKVLPKFNVDPNTLNSILLLENNKLYTKSSAVLRIARKLNGLLPLLYGFIIIPKFIRDWVYNIIAKNRYKWWGKQTSCWVPTPELKNKFYD from the coding sequence ATGCTAAAACCAGTTATCTTTTTTGATGGAGTTTGTAATCTATGTAATGCTTCGGTACAATTTACCATTGAGCATGATAAGCAAGATCACTTTAAATTTACTGCGTTACAAGGTGATTACGCGAAAAAGGTTTTGCCAAAATTTAATGTCGATCCGAATACCTTAAATTCAATACTGCTATTAGAAAACAATAAACTATATACTAAATCATCAGCCGTTTTAAGGATAGCAAGAAAATTAAACGGTTTATTGCCTTTGCTTTACGGTTTTATCATTATACCCAAATTTATTAGAGATTGGGTTTACAATATCATTGCAAAAAACCGTTACAAGTGGTGGGGAAAACAAACAAGTTGTTGGGTGCCAACGCCAGAATTAAAAAATAAATTCTACGATTAG
- the pyrR gene encoding bifunctional pyr operon transcriptional regulator/uracil phosphoribosyltransferase PyrR: MQKKTLLDGPKIQITIKRLCHQLIENHDDFANTVLIGIQPRGIFLADRIHQELQIILKNKKILKGNLDITFFRDDFRRKDGLVSASSNSIDFIIEGKKVILIDDVLWTGRTIRAALDALLAYGRPEKVELLVLIDRRFSRHLPIEPDYIGHQVDSLDSQQVKVTWASEGAEDKVILLSEKL; the protein is encoded by the coding sequence ATGCAAAAGAAAACACTTCTTGACGGACCAAAAATTCAAATTACAATTAAGAGGCTCTGCCATCAATTAATTGAAAACCACGATGATTTCGCAAATACCGTTTTAATTGGCATTCAACCTCGGGGAATTTTCCTGGCCGATCGCATTCATCAGGAGCTTCAAATTATTTTAAAAAATAAGAAAATTTTAAAGGGCAACTTAGATATTACATTCTTTAGAGATGATTTTCGCCGTAAAGATGGATTGGTAAGCGCAAGCAGTAATTCTATTGATTTCATAATTGAAGGCAAAAAAGTAATCTTAATTGATGATGTACTTTGGACCGGAAGAACTATAAGAGCAGCGCTTGATGCATTGTTAGCTTACGGTAGACCAGAAAAAGTAGAATTGCTGGTTTTAATTGATCGAAGATTTAGTAGACATTTACCAATAGAACCTGATTACATTGGCCATCAGGTAGATAGCCTAGATTCGCAACAGGTAAAAGTAACTTGGGCAAGCGAAGGAGCAGAAGACAAAGTGATTTTATTATCTGAAAAACTATAA
- a CDS encoding aspartate carbamoyltransferase catalytic subunit encodes MAADKLSTRHLLGIKDINRNDIELIFETADNFKEVINRPIKRVPSLRDVTIANIFFENSTRTKLSFELAEKRLSADVVNFAASSSSVSKGETLIDTVNNILSMKVDMVVMRHPYAGAGQFLSKHIKAQIVNAGDGAHEHPTQALLDAFSIRQKLGDVTGKKVVIVGDILHSRVAISNILCLQRLGAEVMVCGPTTLIPKHIHQLGVKVEHNLIKALNWCDVANMLRIQLERQDIKYFPSLREYAMMYGLNKQILDNLDKEIIVMHPGPINRGVEITSDVADSKQSIILEQVENGVAIRMAVLYLLASQG; translated from the coding sequence ATGGCAGCAGACAAACTATCAACCCGACATCTTTTAGGTATTAAAGATATTAACCGGAATGATATAGAATTGATTTTTGAAACTGCAGATAATTTTAAGGAAGTAATAAACAGGCCAATCAAAAGGGTCCCTTCACTTCGTGATGTTACGATTGCCAATATATTTTTCGAAAATTCTACTCGTACAAAACTTTCTTTTGAGCTTGCTGAAAAAAGGCTTTCTGCTGATGTAGTAAATTTCGCTGCTTCTTCGTCTTCTGTAAGTAAAGGAGAAACGCTAATAGATACGGTAAATAACATTTTATCGATGAAGGTTGATATGGTTGTAATGCGCCATCCTTACGCTGGCGCTGGTCAGTTTTTAAGCAAACACATTAAAGCACAAATTGTAAATGCAGGCGACGGTGCACACGAGCATCCAACTCAAGCTTTATTAGATGCTTTTTCCATTCGTCAAAAATTAGGTGATGTTACTGGTAAAAAAGTAGTTATTGTGGGTGATATTTTACACTCGAGAGTCGCAATTTCTAATATTTTATGCTTACAACGCTTGGGTGCCGAAGTTATGGTTTGTGGTCCGACAACCTTAATACCAAAACACATTCACCAGTTAGGCGTAAAAGTAGAACATAATTTAATAAAAGCCCTTAATTGGTGCGACGTGGCAAACATGCTTCGAATTCAGTTAGAGCGCCAAGATATCAAATATTTTCCTTCGTTAAGAGAATATGCTATGATGTATGGACTTAACAAACAAATTTTAGATAATCTTGATAAGGAAATTATTGTCATGCATCCAGGTCCGATAAATCGCGGCGTCGAAATTACAAGTGATGTTGCAGACAGCAAACAATCTATCATTTTAGAACAGGTAGAAAATGGTGTAGCGATACGAATGGCCGTACTTTATTTGTTGGCAAGTCAAGGTTAG
- a CDS encoding tetratricopeptide repeat protein — MKKKYLLIPIFFAGSFTTYAQVSAVQNLNKKYLDGLELLDKEKYTAAAQQFKLVEQQRNRPSTQTESNAELSLIKENAKFYAAVCALELTNSDAESLFQAFIRDYPLNPNTKLAYFYVGKTYFGQKNYKKALEWFEKTDPSSLSGKQRNEYQFKQGYAYFELKDYDKAEPLFEKVKKEEGDFQESATYYFAYINYLNKEYKTALANFEKLKGSPTYEASYPYYITSMYYLDERYDDVISYAIPAMQKTKQQFEPEMLSLVAASYFAKSVFKNAEKYFAEYYAKDKSEVKNNLFIYQYGYSLFQNKKYKESVAVLEKLNTDDVYLQNGMHTLGKAFIQLGNKQKAQSAFFRASRLDFDKVIQEEAWLNYAKLSYELEFHQQALEATQGFLKAFPKSKKLNEAKTLLGEVLLTTKNYQAALDILEPIPDKTLEAKEAYQKVTYFRGLEFYNERAFPNALSMFLRSDKYPEDNEISALNTYWKAESMYELRKYGEAVSTFEKFLKMPDADKTGVYNFANYALAYAAFEDEKYSKAANYFEKFLAGNDKDQKTIDDATIRLADSYFVNKNYGDAMANYNKIISRKTTSEDYANFQKGMIQGLENQYDAKIATMQSLLRTFPNSNYADDAGFETAYTYFTKGDFDKSKSDLVDLVAKYPRSSYVPKALITIGLVQYNQDQDDAALESFKKVVRDYPSADEAKQGLESIKNIYIDKGDANGFIAYAGTTPIGNYSNAEQDNIVFSAANNLYLKGDANGAFLAINAYFDKFPKAIHEKEGKFIRAESLVKLKRPDEAITDYEYILNDWTSDYTERSLVSISQLFLDQKKYNEEIVYLKRLETTTDYKAHYSFAINNLLKAYTALNMPDDMLKYAELTKGSEKASEEEKNSSGLFAGKAYLLKGDTTTAIKQFKNVVATTKTIAAAEAKYNLALLEYSKGDFKTSSKTSFDIINNMAAYDYWVAKAFILLSDNYVALKDNLQAKSTLLSIIDNYEGKDDIIPTAKEKLEKLNQKK, encoded by the coding sequence ATGAAGAAAAAATACTTACTAATACCCATATTCTTTGCAGGAAGTTTTACCACGTATGCGCAGGTTAGCGCAGTGCAAAACCTCAACAAAAAGTATTTGGATGGCTTGGAATTATTAGATAAAGAAAAATATACAGCAGCTGCACAACAATTTAAATTGGTTGAGCAACAACGAAACAGACCATCTACACAAACAGAAAGCAATGCAGAGCTATCACTAATAAAAGAAAATGCAAAATTCTATGCTGCTGTTTGTGCTTTAGAATTAACCAACAGTGATGCCGAAAGTTTATTCCAAGCATTTATTAGAGATTATCCGTTAAATCCTAATACCAAGCTTGCTTACTTCTATGTTGGTAAAACATACTTCGGACAAAAAAATTATAAAAAAGCTTTAGAGTGGTTTGAAAAAACAGATCCATCTTCACTATCCGGAAAACAGAGAAATGAATATCAATTTAAACAAGGTTACGCCTACTTTGAATTAAAAGATTACGATAAAGCCGAGCCTTTATTTGAAAAAGTAAAGAAAGAAGAAGGTGATTTCCAAGAAAGTGCTACCTACTATTTTGCTTACATTAACTACTTAAATAAAGAGTATAAAACTGCGCTTGCCAACTTCGAAAAACTAAAAGGCTCTCCTACTTATGAGGCGAGTTATCCTTATTATATTACCTCGATGTATTATTTGGATGAGCGTTATGATGATGTAATCAGCTACGCAATCCCGGCAATGCAAAAAACCAAGCAACAATTCGAACCAGAAATGTTGAGTTTGGTCGCTGCATCTTACTTCGCTAAATCTGTTTTTAAAAATGCGGAGAAATATTTTGCTGAATATTATGCAAAAGATAAAAGTGAAGTAAAAAACAACCTTTTTATATATCAATATGGTTATTCTTTATTTCAAAATAAAAAGTATAAAGAATCTGTAGCCGTATTAGAAAAGTTGAACACCGATGATGTTTATCTGCAAAATGGCATGCACACTTTAGGGAAAGCATTCATTCAATTAGGAAATAAACAGAAAGCGCAAAGTGCTTTTTTTAGGGCGTCGCGTTTAGATTTCGATAAAGTAATACAAGAGGAAGCTTGGTTAAATTACGCAAAATTAAGCTACGAATTAGAATTTCACCAGCAGGCTTTAGAAGCTACGCAAGGTTTTTTAAAGGCCTTTCCGAAGTCGAAAAAATTAAATGAAGCTAAAACCTTACTTGGAGAAGTTTTATTAACAACAAAAAACTACCAAGCTGCTTTGGATATCTTAGAGCCAATTCCGGATAAAACCTTGGAAGCCAAAGAAGCCTATCAAAAAGTAACTTATTTCAGAGGATTAGAGTTTTATAACGAAAGGGCGTTTCCAAATGCATTATCAATGTTTTTGAGATCGGATAAATATCCTGAGGATAATGAAATTAGTGCTTTAAACACTTACTGGAAAGCAGAATCCATGTACGAGCTTCGTAAATATGGTGAAGCCGTTTCTACCTTTGAAAAGTTTTTGAAAATGCCTGATGCTGATAAAACAGGTGTTTACAACTTTGCGAATTATGCATTGGCTTACGCTGCTTTTGAAGATGAAAAATACAGTAAGGCTGCAAATTACTTCGAAAAGTTTCTAGCTGGAAATGATAAAGATCAAAAAACAATCGATGATGCCACCATTCGTTTAGCTGATTCTTATTTTGTAAATAAAAATTATGGTGATGCAATGGCGAATTATAACAAAATAATAAGCCGTAAAACTACCTCAGAAGATTATGCAAACTTTCAAAAAGGTATGATCCAAGGGTTAGAAAATCAGTATGATGCTAAAATTGCAACCATGCAAAGTTTACTTAGAACGTTTCCTAACTCTAATTATGCTGATGATGCGGGCTTTGAGACTGCTTATACTTACTTCACTAAGGGCGATTTTGATAAATCGAAATCGGATTTAGTAGATTTAGTGGCGAAATACCCAAGAAGTAGTTATGTACCAAAAGCATTGATTACCATTGGATTAGTGCAATACAATCAAGATCAGGATGATGCAGCATTAGAGTCCTTTAAAAAAGTAGTTCGCGATTACCCAAGTGCTGATGAGGCTAAACAGGGATTAGAATCCATCAAGAATATTTACATTGATAAAGGTGACGCAAACGGCTTTATCGCTTATGCAGGCACCACGCCAATCGGAAATTACAGCAATGCAGAACAGGATAATATCGTGTTCAGTGCAGCAAACAATTTATACTTGAAAGGCGATGCTAATGGTGCATTTTTAGCTATTAATGCTTATTTCGATAAGTTTCCAAAGGCTATTCATGAGAAGGAAGGAAAATTTATTAGAGCGGAATCTTTAGTAAAACTTAAACGACCTGATGAAGCAATTACAGATTACGAATACATTTTAAACGACTGGACAAGCGATTATACCGAGCGCTCGTTGGTAAGTATATCGCAATTATTCCTTGATCAGAAAAAGTATAACGAGGAAATAGTTTATTTAAAAAGATTGGAAACGACAACCGATTATAAGGCACATTATAGCTTTGCCATTAATAATTTATTAAAAGCATACACGGCTTTAAACATGCCTGATGATATGTTGAAATATGCTGAATTGACTAAAGGATCTGAAAAAGCATCCGAAGAAGAAAAAAATAGTTCTGGTTTATTTGCTGGTAAAGCTTATTTATTAAAAGGAGATACCACAACTGCGATTAAGCAATTTAAAAATGTAGTTGCAACCACTAAAACAATTGCTGCGGCCGAAGCAAAATATAATTTAGCCTTATTGGAGTATAGTAAAGGTGATTTTAAAACTTCTTCTAAAACTAGTTTTGATATCATAAATAATATGGCCGCTTACGATTATTGGGTAGCAAAAGCATTTATTTTATTGTCGGATAACTACGTTGCATTAAAAGATAATTTACAAGCTAAAAGTACACTTCTCAGTATAATTGATAATTACGAAGGCAAGGATGATATCATTCCAACTGCTAAAGAAAAACTTGAAAAATTAAATCAGAAGAAGTAG
- a CDS encoding SPOR domain-containing protein, with the protein MDILSYLLEFLRQRKEVGITDLGTFYKKKYPGRYDKEKQSFFPPKYTLQFTSELRNQDAFETFVSTENNVSTKVAQDNISQFVEEIKQKLELVHEAELENLGRLFYTEHEGLSFDASEKFTFGSEFYGLPPIEENENLGEEEIQEKAEPATIKTPNSAQTINKTVDNDESKNAFPIIENIELDEVKDDLKNTLHHTNQFVDEHKEVPTFIKEQHEEHPNRFGHTPESEEQKDSNETVAVPTSVIEQHEEHPNRFGHTPESEEHKDLNETVAVPASVIEQHEEHPNRFGHTPESEESKIYLNLEDSTGKEEATIVEAPEFIKEQHIQHPNRFGHNPIPETEVVEDNNPVWPKILYGVLILVIIGAIIYFVKPDLFNQQAETRAQSPVLIDSAKAESVDTSKIKLDSIAKTDSILRANQVQQKVVDTVKKTTVKPKTPTVIPEPEVVKADTGPSTFDVIAASFKTTGKAEEFVKQMKAFGLDAKIVKLSGRLKKVSIASFKTEEEARAQRPILSKKVKIKELDIIQINTTP; encoded by the coding sequence ATGGATATCTTATCATACCTTTTAGAATTTTTACGGCAACGAAAGGAAGTTGGTATTACTGACTTAGGAACCTTCTACAAAAAGAAATATCCGGGAAGGTATGATAAAGAAAAACAATCTTTTTTTCCCCCAAAATATACGCTACAATTTACATCCGAACTGAGAAATCAAGATGCATTTGAAACATTTGTTTCAACAGAGAATAATGTTTCTACTAAAGTTGCTCAGGATAATATCAGCCAATTTGTTGAAGAAATAAAACAAAAATTGGAATTGGTACATGAAGCAGAATTAGAAAACCTCGGACGCTTATTTTATACTGAACATGAAGGTTTAAGTTTTGACGCATCAGAAAAATTCACTTTTGGTTCTGAATTTTATGGCTTGCCTCCTATTGAAGAAAATGAAAATCTTGGTGAAGAGGAAATACAAGAAAAGGCTGAGCCTGCTACAATTAAAACACCAAATTCAGCTCAGACAATAAATAAAACAGTAGATAATGATGAATCAAAAAATGCGTTTCCTATTATTGAAAATATAGAATTGGATGAAGTAAAGGATGATCTTAAAAATACGCTGCATCATACTAACCAATTTGTTGATGAACATAAAGAAGTTCCAACATTTATAAAAGAGCAGCACGAAGAACATCCAAACCGCTTTGGTCATACGCCAGAGTCAGAGGAGCAAAAAGATTCAAATGAAACTGTAGCGGTTCCAACATCTGTAATTGAACAGCATGAAGAACATCCAAACCGTTTCGGTCATACGCCAGAATCAGAAGAACACAAAGATTTAAACGAAACTGTAGCAGTTCCAGCATCTGTAATAGAACAGCATGAGGAACATCCTAACCGTTTTGGTCATACGCCAGAATCAGAAGAATCGAAAATTTATCTTAATTTAGAAGATAGCACTGGTAAGGAAGAAGCAACAATTGTTGAGGCTCCAGAATTTATTAAAGAACAACATATTCAACATCCAAATAGATTTGGGCATAATCCTATTCCTGAGACCGAAGTTGTAGAAGATAACAATCCAGTTTGGCCAAAGATTTTATACGGCGTCTTAATTCTGGTAATTATTGGCGCTATAATTTATTTTGTTAAGCCGGATTTATTTAATCAGCAGGCAGAAACTAGAGCCCAATCACCTGTTTTAATTGATTCTGCTAAAGCTGAGTCAGTCGATACATCTAAAATAAAACTAGATTCAATTGCCAAAACTGATAGTATTTTACGGGCTAATCAAGTTCAACAAAAAGTAGTAGATACCGTAAAAAAGACTACTGTTAAGCCGAAAACACCTACAGTTATACCAGAACCAGAGGTAGTTAAAGCAGATACAGGACCTTCCACTTTTGATGTAATTGCAGCTTCGTTTAAAACGACTGGTAAGGCCGAAGAATTTGTTAAACAAATGAAAGCATTTGGTTTAGATGCTAAAATTGTAAAATTGTCTGGTAGATTGAAAAAAGTTAGCATTGCTTCTTTCAAAACCGAAGAAGAAGCAAGGGCACAACGTCCGATACTATCAAAAAAAGTTAAGATAAAAGAATTAGATATAATACAGATAAATACAACACCATAA
- a CDS encoding MotA/TolQ/ExbB proton channel family protein has translation MITLLIQDTTKVLQDTANAVNQAVTPPVPELHFIDLLFKGGWVMVPLAFLAFLALVIFVERYLTIKKSTKDESNLMVQIRSYIQSGNLEGASALLRNNNSPLSRMLQKGLKRIGRPIKDIEGAIENVGKLEVSKLEKNISILGIVAGIAPMLGFVGTIVGVITIFHQVSIKGAIEIGTISGGLYTKMITSATGLIIGIIAYVLYHILNIMVEKIILKMETDAIDFIDLLEEPGK, from the coding sequence ATGATAACTTTATTAATTCAAGACACTACAAAAGTATTACAGGATACGGCGAACGCAGTTAATCAAGCAGTAACGCCACCGGTTCCGGAGTTGCATTTTATTGATTTACTTTTTAAAGGCGGATGGGTAATGGTTCCATTGGCATTTTTGGCATTTTTAGCATTAGTTATTTTTGTTGAACGTTATTTAACAATAAAAAAATCGACGAAAGATGAATCTAATTTAATGGTTCAGATCCGGTCATATATTCAATCCGGTAATTTGGAAGGTGCTTCTGCCCTTTTGAGAAACAACAATTCGCCACTTTCTCGCATGTTACAAAAAGGATTAAAGCGTATTGGTAGACCGATAAAAGATATTGAAGGTGCAATAGAAAATGTTGGAAAACTGGAGGTATCTAAATTGGAAAAGAATATTAGCATTTTAGGAATTGTTGCAGGCATAGCGCCTATGCTTGGTTTCGTAGGAACAATCGTAGGGGTTATCACAATTTTTCACCAAGTATCTATTAAAGGAGCCATTGAGATTGGAACAATTTCCGGCGGATTATATACTAAAATGATTACTTCGGCAACGGGTTTAATCATTGGTATTATTGCTTATGTTTTGTACCACATTTTAAATATAATGGTAGAAAAAATTATCCTTAAAATGGAAACTGACGCAATTGATTTTATTGATTTATTAGAAGAACCAGGTAAATAA
- a CDS encoding ExbD/TolR family protein — protein sequence MNLRKRTKGSVEVHTSALNDIMFFLMLFFLLASAVVNPTVVKLLLPQSSSGQQSTAKKAVTVTIDKNLKYFVDKKPVTIEELQPTLEAYQKTAPDMTILLYVSRNVTYQDGFVVNDIANKLKLKLVVAVEPKK from the coding sequence ATGAATTTACGCAAAAGAACAAAAGGTAGTGTAGAAGTACATACATCAGCACTGAACGACATTATGTTCTTCTTGATGTTGTTTTTCTTGTTGGCTTCGGCAGTGGTAAATCCGACGGTAGTAAAATTATTATTACCACAATCATCAAGCGGACAACAATCAACAGCTAAAAAAGCGGTTACGGTAACAATAGATAAAAATTTAAAATATTTCGTTGATAAAAAACCAGTAACCATAGAAGAGTTGCAACCAACATTAGAAGCTTATCAAAAAACGGCACCAGATATGACTATCCTTTTATATGTATCTCGTAACGTTACTTATCAGGATGGATTTGTGGTAAATGATATTGCGAATAAACTAAAATTAAAGCTTGTTGTAGCGGTCGAGCCTAAAAAATAA
- a CDS encoding energy transducer TonB, whose product MTHKEENNYPKAVAISTGIMALLLVISFIIVIGSFQPPEELGMGGMVVNYGTSAEGMGDDYTSIEEPSADPNANNKAPDKVTPEEKVTPNTAAETDDKDIQTQNTEESITLNTKKAKPTTSTPTTVTEDKPSKPAINQNALYKGKKSTGQGGGDGTGTTAGNQGSINGDPLANNYGEGGSGFGNKPIELRRFSNLVIPKDDGQKTGKVAIRIYFNKSGTITRANQELKGSTITDTELVNKCIQAVLNSALSKTDVGGDSQTGVVVFNFKVK is encoded by the coding sequence ATGACTCATAAAGAAGAAAATAATTATCCCAAAGCAGTTGCCATTTCAACTGGCATTATGGCTCTTTTATTAGTCATAAGCTTTATTATTGTGATTGGTTCTTTCCAACCACCGGAAGAATTAGGCATGGGCGGAATGGTAGTAAATTATGGTACCTCAGCTGAGGGTATGGGTGATGATTATACGAGTATTGAAGAACCATCGGCAGATCCAAATGCGAATAATAAAGCGCCGGATAAGGTAACGCCTGAAGAGAAAGTTACTCCAAATACTGCTGCAGAAACGGATGATAAAGATATTCAAACACAAAATACTGAAGAATCGATAACCCTGAATACAAAGAAAGCTAAACCTACAACATCAACTCCCACAACAGTTACTGAGGATAAACCCTCGAAACCAGCTATCAATCAAAATGCCCTTTATAAAGGCAAAAAGAGCACTGGTCAAGGTGGTGGTGATGGTACAGGGACAACAGCGGGTAACCAAGGTTCAATCAATGGTGATCCCTTAGCAAATAATTATGGTGAGGGTGGATCGGGTTTTGGCAATAAACCTATTGAACTTAGACGTTTTTCTAATTTGGTAATCCCGAAAGATGATGGACAAAAAACCGGTAAAGTTGCCATCAGAATCTATTTTAATAAATCAGGAACGATAACAAGAGCAAACCAAGAACTTAAAGGTTCTACAATTACAGACACTGAATTGGTAAATAAATGTATACAAGCCGTATTAAATTCTGCTCTAAGCAAAACTGATGTTGGTGGCGATAGCCAAACTGGAGTTGTGGTTTTTAACTTCAAAGTGAAGTAA